One genomic segment of uncultured Desulfobacter sp. includes these proteins:
- a CDS encoding Gldg family protein produces the protein MGKPILKEYYLKFILYAVVIVLLNVVGLNLFFRFDLTTNRIYSLSDASKQAVSTLSEPLNIKVFFSKNLPAPHNNTERYLRDLLTEYAAQAGRYFNFTFYNVSQETDMGDKATQNREMAQDYGISPVQIRVMENDELKFKNAYMGLVMLHGDLIEKIPAIIATDGLEYQLTGAIRKLNNKVSALLRQTDKINITMYMSSGLNAIAPLIGLDGLPHLGDNVAEAVNKLNNKNLGIFQFERKDISDPDELEKVAEKYDLMAMRWPDVPEENIQAGSGTAGLVVEYKGKTRTLPLITAVEIPIIGTTYQMADPQGLNEQITAIMEKLIGINKDIGYLSDHGSPTLGPDRMAMMQGRAGNGLAVFEQLVGSRYNIKQIPLKDEGIPEGLNCLVIAKPTQHFSDYELFQIDQALMKGTNIAVFADAFEQQQGQGGMMGMPSFTPIDTGLEKLLAHYGVEIQKAYVLDKNAYKQQMPQSQGGGEQTIYFAPVLKDDAINNDPTFMKNIKGLVAMQISPVKRVKGGQDESMVSAVRLLSSSDQAWLMEDNINLNPMFLSPPSTDNDLSTYDLAYLLEGQFTSYFKGKPVPEKEAGETDVQDEDNVEGPQPSEAPAKNIEGLEAENRVMETSAPAKIFVLGCAQMLYDNMLDEEGRSPNATFLLNAIDHLNGDDGTALLRSKQQTLNPISDTNPLTKSIIKGFNIIGLSILVFLFGLGVWFFRSMKKKKIAHMFG, from the coding sequence ATGGGTAAGCCTATCCTTAAAGAATATTATTTGAAATTTATCCTGTATGCGGTGGTTATCGTTCTGTTGAATGTGGTGGGATTAAACCTGTTTTTCAGGTTTGATTTGACAACCAACCGGATTTACTCCCTGTCCGATGCCAGTAAACAGGCCGTATCCACCCTGTCTGAACCGTTGAACATCAAAGTATTTTTCTCAAAAAATCTACCCGCCCCCCACAATAATACGGAACGGTATTTAAGGGATCTGCTCACGGAATACGCAGCCCAGGCCGGCCGGTATTTCAACTTCACCTTTTATAATGTATCCCAGGAAACCGACATGGGGGACAAGGCAACCCAGAACCGTGAAATGGCCCAGGATTATGGGATATCACCGGTTCAGATCAGGGTGATGGAAAACGATGAGTTGAAATTTAAAAACGCCTACATGGGCCTGGTTATGCTCCATGGGGATCTCATAGAAAAAATCCCGGCCATCATTGCCACAGACGGTCTTGAATATCAGCTGACCGGCGCCATCCGCAAGCTGAACAATAAGGTATCGGCACTGTTACGCCAGACGGACAAAATCAATATCACCATGTATATGTCTTCGGGACTGAATGCCATTGCGCCTTTAATCGGGTTGGATGGGCTCCCGCATCTTGGTGATAACGTGGCAGAGGCTGTGAACAAACTGAACAACAAAAATTTAGGTATTTTCCAGTTTGAACGCAAGGATATCTCAGACCCGGATGAACTTGAAAAAGTCGCAGAAAAATATGATCTTATGGCCATGCGCTGGCCTGACGTACCTGAAGAAAATATCCAGGCAGGCTCCGGCACAGCCGGCCTTGTGGTGGAATATAAAGGCAAAACCCGGACGTTACCCCTGATCACGGCAGTGGAGATCCCCATCATCGGTACCACCTATCAAATGGCCGATCCCCAGGGGCTTAATGAACAAATCACAGCGATCATGGAAAAGCTCATTGGGATCAACAAGGATATCGGGTATCTGTCCGATCATGGCAGCCCTACCCTTGGGCCGGACCGCATGGCCATGATGCAAGGCCGGGCCGGCAACGGCCTTGCCGTTTTTGAGCAACTTGTGGGATCAAGATACAATATCAAACAGATTCCCCTTAAAGATGAAGGCATTCCCGAAGGGCTCAACTGCCTGGTGATTGCCAAACCCACCCAACACTTTTCCGATTATGAGCTGTTTCAGATTGACCAGGCTTTGATGAAGGGCACCAATATTGCTGTTTTCGCCGATGCATTTGAGCAGCAACAGGGCCAGGGCGGCATGATGGGCATGCCCTCATTCACCCCCATCGACACCGGCCTTGAAAAACTGTTAGCCCATTATGGCGTGGAAATCCAGAAAGCTTATGTGCTGGACAAAAATGCCTATAAACAACAAATGCCCCAGTCCCAGGGAGGCGGAGAGCAGACCATCTACTTTGCGCCGGTGCTCAAAGACGACGCTATCAACAACGATCCTACGTTCATGAAAAATATCAAAGGGCTTGTGGCTATGCAGATCTCCCCGGTCAAGCGTGTCAAAGGCGGCCAGGACGAGTCAATGGTCAGCGCCGTCCGTCTTTTGTCCTCATCTGACCAGGCATGGCTCATGGAAGATAACATTAACCTCAATCCCATGTTTTTAAGCCCGCCCTCCACAGATAACGATCTTTCCACCTATGATCTGGCATATCTTCTGGAAGGGCAGTTTACATCGTATTTTAAAGGCAAACCCGTCCCCGAAAAGGAAGCCGGAGAGACCGACGTCCAAGACGAAGACAACGTGGAAGGCCCGCAACCATCTGAGGCACCAGCCAAAAACATTGAAGGGCTTGAGGCCGAAAACCGTGTAATGGAGACCTCAGCACCTGCAAAAATATTTGTACTCGGATGCGCCCAGATGCTGTACGACAACATGCTGGACGAAGAAGGCCGCAGCCCCAACGCCACTTTCCTGCTCAACGCCATAGACCACCTCAACGGTGATGACGGCACAGCACTTTTAAGAAGCAAACAACAGACCCTGAACCCCATTTCCGACACCAATCCTTTGACCAAAAGCATTATCAAGGGATTTAATATTATAGGGCTTTCTATTCTGGTTTTCCTGTTCGGCCTGGGTGTCTGGTTTTTTAGAAGCATGAAAAAGAAAAAAATTGCACATATGTTTGGTTGA
- a CDS encoding ABC transporter permease subunit — translation MTPIKTIALKEFKDYFISPIAYIVISLFLIVTGWFFFSTFFIYGRADLRDFFALLPMTFSFFIPAVTMRMFAEEKNVGSYESLLTMPVSFTHIALGKFFAASAFAAAMLLPTLSYPLFISFIGNVDLGPVAGGYIGAVLLGGAYCSIGLFASALTRNQIIAFIIGCAICFTLTIIDRMLFFVPERLVPVVEYLGANAHFTNISKGIIDSRDLIYFASVIFIFIFSTDIAMKEKN, via the coding sequence ATGACACCAATCAAAACCATCGCCTTAAAGGAATTTAAGGACTATTTTATTTCACCCATTGCTTATATTGTTATTTCCCTTTTTCTCATTGTAACGGGGTGGTTTTTCTTTTCCACCTTTTTCATTTACGGGCGTGCCGACCTAAGGGATTTTTTTGCCCTTCTGCCCATGACCTTCTCCTTTTTTATTCCGGCCGTGACTATGCGCATGTTTGCCGAGGAGAAAAACGTGGGCTCCTATGAAAGCCTTTTGACCATGCCGGTCTCCTTTACCCATATTGCCCTGGGCAAATTTTTTGCGGCAAGCGCCTTTGCCGCAGCCATGCTGTTGCCCACCCTCTCCTACCCGCTGTTCATCTCTTTTATCGGAAATGTGGACCTTGGGCCTGTGGCCGGCGGATATATTGGGGCGGTTCTGCTTGGCGGCGCATACTGCAGCATCGGGCTGTTTGCCTCGGCGCTGACCCGCAACCAGATCATCGCATTTATTATCGGGTGCGCCATATGTTTTACCCTGACCATTATTGACCGAATGCTGTTTTTTGTTCCCGAACGCCTTGTGCCGGTTGTGGAATACCTTGGCGCCAATGCCCATTTTACAAATATCTCCAAGGGCATTATTGATTCCAGGGACCTCATTTACTTTGCATCCGTGATCTTTATTTTCATTTTCTCAACCGACATTGCCATGAAAGAAAAAAATTAA
- a CDS encoding ATP-binding cassette domain-containing protein, with the protein MIDVQNLTKYYGDFCAVDDISLTIEPGRILGLLGPNGAGKTTTLRMLTGFYTPTSGTIRINDLKMPEDTLKIKSMIGYLPESAPLYHNMLVYDYLDYVARLKGMDDPGRRLSRFKELSRLCGLSGIMAKPIGNLSKGLRQRVGLAHAMMSDPDILILDEPTSGLDPNQIAEIRDIIKGIGREKTIIFSTHILSEAEATCDRIAIINKGKKVADDSTERLKQNARHRSLIRLTVQNAEITAALDHLKAFDASLDITVTDTPASEGISFELCCKDDKDIRPNLYLSIKKTDWIITELARQSLALEEIFHELTREGA; encoded by the coding sequence TTGATTGATGTTCAAAACCTGACCAAGTATTACGGTGATTTCTGTGCGGTTGACGACATCAGCCTTACCATTGAACCCGGACGAATACTTGGCCTTCTCGGCCCTAACGGGGCAGGCAAGACAACCACATTAAGGATGCTCACAGGGTTTTATACCCCCACATCCGGCACCATCAGGATCAATGACCTTAAAATGCCGGAAGACACCCTGAAAATAAAATCCATGATCGGATATCTACCCGAATCCGCGCCGCTGTACCACAATATGCTGGTATATGATTACCTGGATTATGTGGCACGGCTTAAAGGGATGGATGATCCCGGACGCAGGCTATCCCGGTTCAAGGAGTTAAGCAGGCTGTGCGGGCTGTCCGGTATCATGGCAAAGCCCATCGGCAATCTGTCCAAGGGCCTTCGCCAGCGGGTCGGATTGGCCCATGCCATGATGTCCGACCCGGATATCCTGATCCTTGACGAACCCACCTCGGGCCTTGACCCTAACCAGATCGCAGAGATCCGTGATATCATCAAAGGCATTGGCAGGGAAAAAACCATTATCTTTTCCACCCATATCCTTTCCGAGGCCGAAGCCACCTGTGACAGGATCGCCATCATCAATAAGGGCAAAAAAGTAGCGGACGACAGCACCGAGCGCTTAAAACAAAATGCCCGGCACCGCAGCTTGATCCGCTTGACGGTACAGAATGCTGAGATAACAGCGGCCCTTGACCATTTAAAAGCCTTTGATGCAAGCCTTGACATCACAGTGACAGACACCCCGGCAAGTGAAGGCATAAGCTTTGAATTGTGCTGCAAAGATGATAAAGACATCCGCCCGAACCTTTACCTGTCCATAAAAAAAACAGACTGGATTATCACCGAGCTTGCAAGACAGTCTTTAGCCCTTGAAGAAATTTTCCACGAACTGACACGGGAGGGCGCTTAA
- a CDS encoding YdcF family protein: MKESLFFWLSKLIWVVIRPDFLLVAFAVMGMLFWFSGAVKMATWILACVVLMMVVITVFPLGTILLAPLEHRFPTNPALPKKVDGIIMLGGAESNRLTQMWRQPEINSAADRYIGFARLVRAYPDAVHLFTGGSGSPMHQEWKDANTARQVFMNMGLDTSGIIFEDQSRNTYENGLFAKDLVHPESGQTWVLVTTAAHIPRSVGVFNRLCWPVIPYPVDHVTRPDRKIALGLNFSGNLEMLVMAATEWAGLAAYYITNKTNTLFPSAISGR, translated from the coding sequence ATGAAAGAATCGTTGTTTTTCTGGCTGTCCAAACTGATTTGGGTGGTCATCCGCCCTGATTTTCTTTTGGTTGCTTTTGCCGTAATGGGGATGCTGTTCTGGTTTTCAGGGGCAGTGAAAATGGCAACATGGATACTTGCGTGTGTGGTTCTGATGATGGTCGTCATCACAGTTTTCCCTTTAGGGACGATTCTTTTGGCTCCTCTGGAGCACAGGTTTCCCACAAATCCGGCCCTGCCGAAAAAAGTGGACGGTATTATCATGCTTGGCGGGGCGGAAAGCAATCGTCTAACCCAGATGTGGCGTCAACCTGAAATAAATAGTGCTGCTGACCGGTATATCGGGTTTGCCCGTCTTGTCAGAGCATATCCAGATGCGGTGCATCTTTTTACCGGCGGATCCGGAAGCCCCATGCACCAGGAATGGAAAGATGCAAATACAGCCCGGCAGGTTTTTATGAATATGGGCCTGGATACCTCAGGCATAATATTTGAGGATCAATCTCGAAATACTTATGAAAACGGGTTGTTTGCAAAGGACCTGGTTCATCCTGAATCCGGGCAGACCTGGGTGCTTGTGACCACAGCCGCACACATTCCCCGATCGGTAGGGGTGTTTAACCGGCTCTGCTGGCCCGTGATCCCCTATCCCGTGGATCATGTTACCCGGCCTGACAGGAAGATAGCGTTAGGCCTTAATTTTTCCGGGAACCTGGAAATGCTGGTCATGGCAGCAACTGAATGGGCCGGGCTTGCAGCCTATTATATCACCAACAAAACCAACACCTTGTTTCCATCCGCTATATCCGGTCGGTAA
- a CDS encoding Uma2 family endonuclease, which produces MTVQPQNKNKITPGEYLALERSSLDIKYEFFHGKAFAMVGAGRNHNRINVNLTVELGGKFKADKSTCNLFSNDMRVKIAKNYVYPDIVIYCGDAIFEDDEFDTLTNPVIIMEILSESTEAFDRGKKFAYYQKIPTLQEYILISQTEYHVEQYIRRDDGKWEYRSYEGAGQVLKMESVQHELPLSEIYWDIEFESQ; this is translated from the coding sequence ATGACCGTACAACCCCAGAATAAAAATAAGATAACACCAGGGGAATATCTTGCACTTGAAAGAAGCTCTCTTGATATTAAATATGAATTTTTTCATGGTAAAGCATTTGCTATGGTTGGCGCCGGAAGAAACCATAACCGTATCAATGTTAATCTTACAGTAGAGTTAGGGGGAAAATTCAAAGCAGATAAATCCACTTGTAACCTGTTTTCCAATGACATGCGGGTTAAAATTGCGAAAAACTATGTTTACCCGGATATTGTAATTTATTGCGGTGATGCAATATTTGAGGATGATGAATTTGATACGCTGACAAACCCGGTTATCATCATGGAAATCCTTTCAGAATCTACAGAGGCATTTGATAGAGGGAAAAAGTTTGCTTATTATCAAAAAATTCCAACACTCCAAGAGTATATCCTTATTTCTCAAACAGAATATCATGTTGAACAATATATACGCAGAGATGACGGCAAATGGGAATATCGTTCATACGAAGGTGCGGGCCAAGTCTTGAAGATGGAATCTGTTCAGCATGAATTACCGTTATCTGAAATCTATTGGGATATTGAGTTTGAGTCACAATAG
- a CDS encoding type II toxin-antitoxin system prevent-host-death family antitoxin, which translates to MNTSWKLQDAKAKFSQVVENALKIGPQYVTRRGQEAVVILSVKEYQKITTKKKTLKEFLLSCPKMDDGFGFERQKDYPMDIEF; encoded by the coding sequence ATGAATACATCATGGAAATTACAAGATGCTAAGGCAAAATTCAGTCAGGTCGTTGAAAATGCTTTGAAAATAGGGCCACAATATGTAACACGTAGAGGTCAAGAAGCTGTAGTCATTCTATCCGTTAAAGAGTATCAAAAAATCACCACAAAAAAAAAGACGTTAAAAGAATTTCTTTTAAGTTGTCCCAAGATGGATGATGGTTTTGGGTTTGAAAGACAAAAAGATTATCCTATGGACATTGAATTTTGA
- a CDS encoding type II toxin-antitoxin system VapC family toxin codes for MNYLLDTCVISELVKATPNENVINWINHTPNERLFLSVITIGEIRKGITKLPDSKKKYRLTNWLNTLLEDYQASIYPIDLAVAENWGSIQGKAENNGTPVASVDRLIAAVAQTYNLIVVTRNENDFASTNVTILNPWKDNGFEA; via the coding sequence TTGAATTATTTATTAGATACTTGTGTGATATCAGAATTAGTCAAGGCAACGCCAAATGAAAACGTCATCAATTGGATCAATCATACACCTAATGAAAGACTTTTTTTATCCGTCATAACCATCGGAGAAATACGTAAAGGTATCACGAAACTTCCTGACTCAAAAAAGAAATATCGGCTCACGAATTGGCTTAATACACTTTTGGAAGACTACCAAGCAAGCATCTACCCAATTGATTTAGCAGTTGCAGAAAATTGGGGGAGTATTCAAGGAAAGGCAGAAAATAATGGAACTCCAGTCGCATCCGTAGATAGATTGATAGCGGCTGTGGCTCAAACATACAATTTAATTGTCGTAACAAGAAATGAGAATGACTTTGCCTCAACTAATGTTACAATATTAAATCCGTGGAAAGATAACGGGTTTGAAGCATAA
- a CDS encoding PEP-CTERM/exosortase system-associated acyltransferase, whose protein sequence is MISNKLTYDRFRFGQVIDDDVLKDTFRMRYEVYVDEFGFENETDHPGRLETDAYEKESIHFACLNETDSVVGTIRLVLHSDKGFPIEHATKLSFPEEKPEPDKTGEISRLTVTKDLRRRKEDGMYGVESYLKKKEGGVLPDDGTIPKEMAGRKNPIIVLGLYQVMLHESLRRGLTHWYMITEKKIFYALKKYGFLFHQIGEPVQYHGERIPYFADIHELLVNLKQTDAGMYDLMLAGLEEEYRPNI, encoded by the coding sequence ATGATCAGCAATAAACTTACCTACGACAGATTCAGGTTCGGCCAGGTCATAGATGATGATGTTTTAAAAGATACTTTCCGGATGAGGTATGAAGTCTATGTGGATGAGTTTGGGTTTGAAAATGAGACTGACCATCCAGGCAGACTGGAAACAGATGCGTATGAAAAGGAATCCATCCACTTTGCCTGCCTGAACGAAACGGATTCCGTAGTCGGCACCATACGGCTGGTACTTCATTCAGACAAAGGATTCCCCATTGAACATGCCACAAAATTAAGTTTTCCAGAAGAAAAACCTGAGCCGGATAAAACCGGCGAAATTTCCAGACTTACGGTAACCAAAGACCTCAGACGCCGTAAAGAAGACGGAATGTATGGCGTGGAGTCTTATTTAAAGAAAAAAGAAGGCGGCGTACTGCCTGACGATGGGACCATACCAAAAGAAATGGCGGGCAGAAAAAACCCTATCATTGTTCTAGGGCTATACCAGGTCATGCTCCACGAAAGTTTGCGACGGGGGCTGACCCATTGGTATATGATCACTGAAAAAAAAATATTCTATGCTTTGAAAAAATATGGATTTCTATTCCACCAAATCGGGGAGCCTGTACAATATCATGGTGAAAGGATCCCCTATTTTGCAGATATTCATGAACTGCTGGTCAATCTGAAGCAGACCGATGCAGGAATGTATGACCTTATGCTTGCCGGGCTGGAAGAAGAGTATCGGCCGAATATTTGA